In Marinilabiliales bacterium, the genomic stretch ACCCGCTTTTTTGCGTTCGCCGACACAGTTGTTACGCTGAACTATGCAAAAGATAATGACGCCCACGGATGGCTGGGGGTAAAATTTCAGCTTCATCCAAACTCAGAGCCCAGCGAGGTATCACTGCACGTCAGCCTTCTTGAGAATGACAAGCTGCTGCAACAGTACACCCTGGGATCACTGGGAGTGAACCTCATCTATGCCTGCTATCATTTCGCCGACAGGCCCAATGTCTTCCTGAAGTCACTTATGGATAACCTGGACTCTGACCGGGTAGAGATAAACATGGTGAGAATGGGCGGCCATGACCTCAGCTATGTTGACAACAGGCTCCTGGGAGTGCAGCTTGTAAAGAACCAGATGACCAGTGCAACCATCTTCGACAGTAACGGTGAAGTACAGCAACCTGCAGACATGCTCTACAGGAAAAACCTCCTTGCTTTCCGCGGAAGCTTCAGGCCAATTACCAACGTGGGCTATGACATGCTGCAAAAATGCAACGGCATTTTCAGAAAGGATGAAGATTACAGAAAAGACAACACCCTGGCTATATGCGAGATAACTCTCAACAACCTGATGCATGAAGGAGTTTTTGACGAGACCGACTTCCTCGAAAGAGTAAATCTGCTCAACGGCCTGGGCCAAAACGTGATGATCTCCAACTTCAGGGAATATTACAAGCTGGTATCATACTTTTCCAAATTCAGGCTCGGCAAGCTCAGGGTGGTTATCGGTATACCCACTTTCATCAAAGTATGGGACAAAAAATACTACTCAGACCTCAGAGGGGGCATACTTGAGGCTTTCGGCAAACTATTTACCGGCAACATGAAGCTCTATGTTTACCCTTCACTCAACAAATCCACTGGAAAACTGTTTACTTCAAAGGATATAGAGCTTCCGGCTGACCTGAAGCATCTTTATCACTACCTGTGTGAGAACAAAAAAATAATTGATGTGAAATCGGCTGAGATGAAATGGCTGATGGCAGACTCCTCAAGAACGCTCGGGATGATTCAAAATGACACGGATGGCTGGGAGGAACTGGTACCTGGTTTTGTCGCTGAATATATCAAAAAGAACAAAATTTTCGGGTTTACAGGAAAAGGAACCTGAAAATCAAAGCTAACCTGGAAAACAATGGACAAACATTCCTATCTTGGAAGTGCAGACGCTGCATACATTGAATCACTCTATTCAGAATACCGTAATGACCCTTCGAATGTAGATGAAAGCTGGAGAAAGTTTTTCGAAGGTTTTGAGTTTGCAGGCCAGAAGGGAACTCCCCCCCTCCCGTGCGATGACGCTTTCGAAAAGGAATTCAGGGTCATATCGCTCATCGAAGGGTACAGGCTCAGGGGGCACCTGTTCACAAAAACCAATCCTGTTCGCACCAGGAGGCAGTATACGCCAACCCTTGATATTGAGAATTTCGGCCTTTCGGCGGAAGATCTGGGCACAGTTTTCAAGGCAGGTTCGAGAATAGGGATAGGGCCTGCAACCCTGCAGGATATAGTTGACCACCTGGAGCAGACCTATTGCCAGTCCGTCGGCGCCGAATACATGTTCATCAGGGTACCTGAAATAATAAGCTGGCTTACCGGTAAAATGGAGTCTGTAAGGAACACCCCCGATTTTTCAGCCGGAGAAAAGAAGG encodes the following:
- a CDS encoding TonB-dependent receptor, which translates into the protein MERQILSIKNKALSLNLDPTIYGTIAEIGGGQEVARAFFQAGGASGTVAKSISAYDRTFSDHLYNSGKSGRYVSENRLAKMLGIEYKDLINTLQNSARKGTRFFAFADTVVTLNYAKDNDAHGWLGVKFQLHPNSEPSEVSLHVSLLENDKLLQQYTLGSLGVNLIYACYHFADRPNVFLKSLMDNLDSDRVEINMVRMGGHDLSYVDNRLLGVQLVKNQMTSATIFDSNGEVQQPADMLYRKNLLAFRGSFRPITNVGYDMLQKCNGIFRKDEDYRKDNTLAICEITLNNLMHEGVFDETDFLERVNLLNGLGQNVMISNFREYYKLVSYFSKFRLGKLRVVIGIPTFIKVWDKKYYSDLRGGILEAFGKLFTGNMKLYVYPSLNKSTGKLFTSKDIELPADLKHLYHYLCENKKIIDVKSAEMKWLMADSSRTLGMIQNDTDGWEELVPGFVAEYIKKNKIFGFTGKGT